A region of Anopheles merus strain MAF chromosome 2R, AmerM5.1, whole genome shotgun sequence DNA encodes the following proteins:
- the LOC121587831 gene encoding DALR anticodon-binding domain-containing protein 3 has product MEGILTKTEKLLHSYLQDRGHTPVIKLLDKNLCQMGDLLVQSKADSALILDEQALLTASKEWPLPFGAISIANNVVHIWFDRVAAFRATLVEKEWQADARAATAGTIYIEAPTDKEWTTMSLTEFRADMLRKVVKNCFQHAGYTVVQADEEQLVDCPAANATRVKIVQQKSKAVPEQCIELLCGSVLTGSEIQNAAQYIGLRANDMQLIAQHRYGLRLPDVSKLQRLVSSLGRSAAMVDMLHTRHTHVIDMRSQQGILRNQCSSKGASFIMYNYARLASILRKHTELVEQGAGSAIPPVADIDFSLLTDPDEWLLLYAYLMRFPHTIQQTIGYGRPDGRIAPYQLLNFTLCLIKCLSKYYRRVRILTENRPRLQPVMLARLCLIRSLFDMLRVILNILDLEPVEEM; this is encoded by the coding sequence atggAAGGAATTCTAACGAAAACCGAAAAGCTACTGCACTCCTATCTGCAAGATCGGGGCCACACACCCGTCATAAAACTGCTGGACAAAAACCTCTGCCAGATGGGCGATCTGCTCGTGCAGAGCAAAGCCGATAGCGCGCTGATCCTGGACGAGCAGGCCCTGCTGACCGCGAGCAAGGAATGGCCCCTGCCGTTCGGTGCCATATCCATCGCCAATAACGTGGTGCACATTTGGTTCGATCGGGTCGCCGCATTTCGTGCCACGCTGGTCGAGAAGGAATGGCAAGCCGATGCGCGTGCAGCGACCGCCGGCACCATCTACATCGAAGCGCCTACCGACAAAGAGTGGACCACCATGTCGCTGACGGAATTCCGGGCTGACATGCTGCGAAAGGTGGTGAAAAATTGTTTCCAGCACGCCGGATACACGGTGGTTCAGGCAGACGAGGAGCAGCTGGTCGATTGCCCGGCCGCGAACGCTACACGTGTGAAGATTGTACAGCAGAAGAGCAAAGCGGTGCCGGAGCAGTGTATCGAGCTGCTGTGCGGCAGCGTGCTTACCGGCAGCGAGATACAGAACGCGGCCCAGTACATCGGTCTGCGCGCGAATGACATGCAGCTTATCGCGCAGCACCGGTACGGGTTGCGGCTGCCGGATGTGAGCAAACTGCAGCGGCTCGTGTCGAGCCTCGGGCGGTCGGCGGCCATGGTCGACATGCTGCACACCAGACACACGCACGTGATCGACATGCGCAGCCAGCAGGGCATACTGCGCAACCAGTGCTCGTCGAAGGGCGCCTCCTTCATCATGTACAATTACGCCCGGCTGGCGTCGATCCTGCGCAAGCACACCGAGCTGGTGGAGCAGGGCGCCGGCAGTGCCATACCGCCGGTGGCCGACATTGACTTCTCGCTGCTGACCGACCCGGACGagtggctgctgctgtacgcGTACCTGATGCGCTTCCCGCACACGATCCAGCAGACGATCGGGTACGGCCGGCCGGACGGACGGATCGCACCGTACCAGCTGCTAAACTTTACGCTGTGCCTGATCAAGTGCCTGAGCAAGTATTACCGCAGGGTTAGAATCTTAACGGAGAACAGACCACGGCTGCAACCGGTCATGCTGGCCAGATTATGCCTCATCCGCTCGCTGTTCGATATGCTGCGGGTTATACTGAACATACTGGATTTGGAGCCCGTCGAGGAGATGTAG